A section of the Streptomyces sp. NBC_01216 genome encodes:
- a CDS encoding FxLD family lanthipeptide → MTRNIAQSTTQVQEPVAQEDGFTLNVGLLEVSDAAGLTNLTDDNCGTTCGACTTNVA, encoded by the coding sequence ATGACGCGCAACATCGCGCAGAGCACCACCCAGGTCCAGGAGCCCGTGGCCCAGGAGGACGGCTTCACCCTGAACGTCGGCCTGCTGGAGGTCTCCGACGCCGCCGGGCTGACCAACCTGACCGACGACAACTGCGGCACCACCTGCGGCGCCTGCACCACCAACGTCGCCTGA
- a CDS encoding LuxR C-terminal-related transcriptional regulator — protein sequence MTTTVAAPITPLTRAQKRVATHLVCGLTNPEIAGEEHLSGDTVSSHVRVMRESLHCPPRSSRAVLAHALLSHQQVPPPPPSLLRRAFEPDADDQLLIRAIAEHSRPDDIARAARIPAGELRTRTDGLVRRAGASNAAHLIGLAHTHAILGGEGSTAAEQPPAQPAGAAR from the coding sequence ATGACCACCACCGTCGCCGCCCCGATCACTCCGCTCACCCGGGCTCAGAAGCGGGTCGCCACCCACCTCGTGTGCGGGCTCACCAACCCGGAGATCGCGGGCGAGGAACACCTGTCCGGCGACACCGTGAGCTCCCACGTCCGGGTGATGCGCGAGAGCCTGCACTGCCCTCCGCGCTCCTCCCGCGCGGTTCTCGCCCACGCCCTCCTCAGCCACCAGCAGGTGCCCCCGCCCCCGCCCTCGCTGCTGCGCCGCGCCTTCGAGCCGGACGCAGACGACCAACTGCTCATCCGCGCCATCGCCGAGCACTCCCGGCCGGACGACATCGCCCGCGCAGCACGCATCCCGGCCGGCGAACTCCGCACCCGGACCGACGGCCTCGTGCGCAGGGCGGGCGCCAGCAACGCCGCGCACCTCATCGGACTGGCCCACACCCACGCCATCCTCGGCGGCGAAGGATCCACCGCCGCTGAGCAGCCCCCGGCACAGCCCGCCGGAGCGGCGCGATGA
- a CDS encoding cytochrome P450, with translation MTTAPGTAPPPTRIALYEAEFAADPHAAYAAMRLAYGPLVPVDLAPGVPATLVIGYDQARRILNDELRFPADPRVWEQAVPDTCPVRPMMEYRPNALRSAGPAHSRYRAANASALDAVDQHRLHSLVQRVVAETIAEFRPVGRADLLAQFAWPLAFRILSALLGCPDELGLRIANGMAKIFDGVNAAAGNQMLAQAVSELVALRRSQPAEDITSRLIADPARLDDTEMAHQLVTLYGAGIEPLTNLITNTLLKILTDEDFSATVHSAGASVREVLDTVLYHDPPLANYCITYPPQPVRLDGILLPAHQPVVISMAACNNDPALEGGGSGDRAHLSWSTGPHACPARSLAYLIAETAVTDLLDALPEMDLDCLVGELTWRPGPFHRALTRLPVRFPAPAAA, from the coding sequence GTGACCACCGCCCCCGGCACCGCCCCGCCGCCGACCCGTATCGCGCTCTACGAGGCCGAGTTCGCCGCCGACCCGCACGCCGCCTACGCGGCGATGCGCCTGGCGTACGGGCCGCTCGTACCCGTCGACCTGGCGCCCGGCGTGCCCGCGACCCTGGTCATCGGCTACGACCAGGCCCGCCGCATCCTCAACGACGAGCTGCGCTTCCCCGCCGACCCCCGGGTGTGGGAGCAGGCGGTTCCCGACACCTGTCCCGTGCGGCCGATGATGGAGTACCGCCCCAACGCGCTGCGTTCGGCCGGCCCCGCGCACTCCCGCTACCGGGCGGCGAACGCCTCCGCCCTCGACGCCGTCGACCAGCACCGACTGCACTCCCTCGTCCAACGGGTCGTCGCCGAGACGATCGCCGAGTTCCGCCCTGTCGGCCGTGCCGATCTGCTGGCGCAGTTCGCGTGGCCGCTGGCGTTCCGGATCCTGAGCGCGCTGCTGGGCTGCCCGGACGAGCTCGGCCTGCGCATCGCGAACGGCATGGCCAAGATCTTCGACGGCGTGAACGCGGCGGCCGGCAACCAGATGCTGGCCCAGGCCGTGTCCGAGCTCGTCGCCCTGCGCCGCAGCCAGCCCGCCGAGGACATCACCTCCCGGCTCATCGCCGACCCGGCCCGGCTCGACGACACCGAGATGGCACACCAGCTCGTCACCCTGTACGGCGCCGGCATCGAACCCCTGACCAACCTGATCACCAACACCCTGTTGAAGATCCTCACCGACGAGGACTTCTCCGCGACCGTGCACTCCGCCGGCGCCTCCGTGCGCGAAGTGCTGGACACCGTGCTCTACCACGACCCGCCGCTGGCCAACTACTGCATCACCTACCCGCCGCAGCCCGTCCGTCTCGACGGCATCCTGCTGCCCGCCCACCAGCCGGTCGTCATCTCCATGGCCGCGTGCAACAACGACCCCGCCCTGGAAGGAGGCGGGTCCGGCGACCGGGCCCACCTGTCGTGGAGCACCGGCCCGCACGCCTGCCCGGCACGCTCCCTGGCCTACCTCATCGCCGAAACGGCCGTCACCGACCTGCTCGACGCGCTGCCCGAAATGGACCTCGACTGCCTTGTTGGCGAGCTGACCTGGCGCCCCGGCCCGTTCCACCGCGCGCTGACCCGGCTCCCGGTCCGCTTCCCCGCTCCCGCCGCAGCCTGA
- a CDS encoding MFS transporter, protein MTTASDTAANLAAPGGSSTARQALAALLVGEGTSYAGTAVHQVALPALAVLQLQATPGQIALLAFAAKLPALVASLPAGVVLDRYPIRTVLLVTDLAAATVVLAIPAAAVLGQLTMPALYAVALTLGTLSVLHSAAAMAALPRLAGPGQLHQAHARLTAAITVAGTAGAALGTLLVAAVGPARAILANAASFLVSAWCATRTRVLPVPTARGKKPPMAGEIRDGLLHSARHPLLSPLLLALAGTGFGTGLTSTYLAYYLLTTAQVGATGLGMIMAASSFGGLTGALLAPRLVRCHGPGVVLSIGLTVYALTHAAPLFAGPGLVWLVALAAAGCAQHAAACAVGTTQRSVQQSVSPPHLGARTLQTSFWVVAGSETLAAGAAGPLATLTSVPTTMLTGLVLLVLSSWVLWRSPVGRLTVMPTPVNARTGG, encoded by the coding sequence GTGACGACGGCCTCCGACACCGCCGCCAACCTCGCGGCACCGGGCGGAAGCTCGACCGCCCGGCAGGCCTTAGCCGCGCTCCTGGTCGGTGAGGGCACCAGCTACGCGGGGACCGCCGTCCACCAGGTGGCCCTGCCCGCCCTCGCCGTCCTGCAACTCCAGGCCACCCCCGGCCAGATCGCGCTCCTGGCCTTCGCCGCGAAGCTCCCGGCGCTGGTCGCCTCGCTGCCGGCGGGCGTCGTTCTGGACCGGTACCCGATACGCACCGTGCTGCTCGTCACCGACCTCGCCGCGGCCACCGTCGTTTTGGCGATACCCGCCGCTGCCGTTCTCGGCCAGCTCACGATGCCCGCCCTCTACGCCGTGGCCCTCACCCTGGGCACTCTCTCCGTCCTCCACAGCGCCGCCGCGATGGCGGCGCTGCCCCGACTCGCCGGACCCGGGCAGCTGCACCAGGCCCATGCACGGCTCACCGCGGCGATCACCGTCGCCGGAACCGCCGGGGCAGCGCTGGGGACCCTGCTCGTCGCGGCAGTCGGGCCCGCCCGGGCGATCCTCGCGAACGCGGCGTCCTTCCTCGTCTCCGCGTGGTGCGCGACCCGCACCCGCGTCCTGCCCGTCCCCACGGCACGGGGCAAGAAGCCGCCGATGGCCGGCGAGATCCGCGACGGTCTCCTCCACAGCGCCCGCCACCCCCTGCTGAGCCCCCTGCTCCTGGCCTTGGCCGGTACCGGCTTCGGCACCGGTCTGACCAGCACGTACCTGGCGTACTACCTGCTCACCACGGCGCAAGTCGGCGCGACGGGCCTCGGCATGATCATGGCGGCGAGCAGCTTTGGGGGCTTGACCGGAGCACTGCTCGCGCCCCGCCTCGTCCGCTGCCACGGCCCGGGCGTCGTGCTCAGCATCGGATTGACGGTCTACGCCCTCACCCACGCGGCACCACTCTTCGCCGGACCTGGGCTCGTGTGGCTGGTGGCCCTCGCCGCCGCCGGGTGCGCGCAGCACGCCGCGGCGTGCGCCGTGGGCACCACTCAGCGCTCCGTGCAGCAGTCCGTCAGCCCGCCCCATCTCGGCGCCCGGACCTTGCAGACCTCCTTCTGGGTCGTCGCCGGCAGCGAGACCCTCGCCGCTGGCGCCGCCGGTCCCCTGGCCACTCTCACCAGCGTGCCCACCACCATGCTGACCGGCCTCGTCCTGCTGGTCCTGTCGTCCTGGGTGCTGTGGCGCTCGCCCGTAGGCCGCTTGACCGTCATGCCCACGCCCGTGAACGCGAGGACCGGAGGCTGA
- a CDS encoding cytochrome P450 family protein, which produces MPQPATPIVLDPTGADHHGEHKRLRGHGAAVRVDILGVTAWSITDPALLKSLLKNPDVSKDARAHWPGYQEAIQTWPLALWVAVKNMFTAHGDDHRRLRRMIAPAFSARRIDALAPVVETIVEAILDDLDALPTGQSVDLREHLAYPLPIAVIGHLMGVPADQRAHFRSVVDGVFDTTLTADQAATNTTNLYEVLDQLIATKRADPGDDMTSLLIRARDDDGDGRGLSDAELRDTLLLMISAGYETTANVIDQAISLLLTHPEQLDQIRAGHADWADVVEETLRLEPAVKHLPMRYAVNDIVLPDGQTIAKGEAILASYAAANRHPDWHGETADAFDIRRPAKDHLAFGHGVHFCLGAPLARLELATSLRKLFTRFPHLELAVPADHLKPLSSLISNGHEQLPVRLRPFAA; this is translated from the coding sequence ATGCCCCAGCCCGCCACCCCGATCGTCCTCGACCCCACCGGCGCCGACCACCACGGCGAGCACAAGCGCCTCCGCGGCCACGGCGCCGCGGTCCGCGTCGACATCCTCGGCGTGACCGCCTGGTCGATCACCGACCCCGCCCTGCTCAAGAGCCTGCTGAAGAACCCCGACGTCTCCAAGGACGCCCGAGCCCACTGGCCCGGCTACCAGGAGGCGATACAGACCTGGCCGCTCGCGCTGTGGGTCGCCGTCAAGAACATGTTCACCGCGCACGGCGACGACCACCGGCGGCTGCGGCGCATGATCGCCCCCGCCTTCTCCGCGCGCCGCATCGACGCCCTGGCCCCCGTCGTCGAGACCATCGTGGAGGCGATCCTCGACGACCTCGACGCCCTGCCCACCGGACAGAGCGTCGACCTGCGCGAGCACCTGGCCTACCCGCTTCCGATCGCGGTCATCGGCCACCTCATGGGCGTCCCCGCCGACCAGCGTGCCCACTTCCGCAGCGTCGTCGACGGCGTCTTCGACACCACCCTCACCGCCGACCAGGCCGCCACCAACACCACGAACCTGTACGAGGTCCTGGACCAGCTCATCGCCACCAAGCGCGCCGACCCCGGCGACGACATGACCTCCCTGCTCATCAGGGCCCGCGACGACGACGGAGACGGGCGCGGCCTGTCCGACGCCGAACTCCGCGACACCCTCCTGCTGATGATCAGCGCCGGATACGAGACCACCGCCAACGTGATCGACCAGGCCATCAGCCTCCTGCTGACCCACCCCGAACAGCTCGACCAGATCCGCGCCGGCCACGCCGACTGGGCGGACGTCGTCGAGGAGACCCTGCGCCTGGAACCGGCCGTCAAGCACCTCCCGATGCGCTACGCCGTCAACGACATCGTGCTGCCCGACGGCCAGACCATCGCCAAGGGCGAGGCGATCCTCGCCTCCTACGCCGCGGCCAACCGGCACCCCGACTGGCACGGCGAGACCGCCGACGCCTTCGACATCCGCCGACCCGCCAAGGACCACCTCGCCTTCGGGCACGGCGTGCACTTCTGCCTCGGCGCCCCGCTCGCCCGACTGGAGCTCGCCACCAGCCTGCGCAAGCTCTTCACCCGCTTCCCCCACCTCGAACTCGCCGTCCCCGCCGACCATCTCAAGCCGCTCAGCTCCCTGATCAGCAACGGCCACGAGCAGCTGCCCGTCCGCCTCCGCCCGTTCGCGGCCTGA
- a CDS encoding GTP-binding protein: MVYEPRSEIRPTTAVHSAKIVVAGGFGVGKTTFVGSVSEVPPLHMDEPLTQAGAKVDDLAGAPEKKTTTVGVDFGRIHISATRVLYLFGTPGQTRFRPLWQSLTEGALGALVLADTRNLDASHEHLALLEEHAVPYAVAINRFDGAPAYPPEEIRQALALDADTPLTECDARVGRSGYLALIELVTYLTSRHLHSLERRP; the protein is encoded by the coding sequence ATGGTCTACGAACCAAGGTCTGAGATCCGACCCACCACCGCGGTGCACTCCGCGAAGATCGTTGTCGCGGGCGGCTTCGGCGTGGGCAAGACCACCTTCGTCGGGTCCGTGTCCGAAGTGCCGCCCCTGCACATGGACGAGCCGCTCACCCAGGCCGGCGCCAAAGTGGACGACCTCGCCGGCGCCCCGGAGAAGAAGACGACCACCGTCGGCGTCGACTTCGGCCGCATCCACATCAGCGCGACTCGGGTGCTGTACCTGTTCGGGACGCCGGGCCAGACCCGGTTCCGGCCGCTGTGGCAGAGCCTGACCGAGGGCGCCCTGGGTGCCCTGGTCCTCGCCGACACGCGCAACCTCGATGCCTCCCACGAACACCTGGCTCTCCTGGAAGAGCACGCCGTCCCCTACGCCGTGGCGATCAACCGGTTCGACGGCGCCCCCGCGTATCCGCCCGAGGAGATACGCCAGGCCCTCGCCCTGGACGCGGACACCCCGCTGACCGAATGCGACGCCCGCGTGGGCCGCTCCGGCTACCTGGCCCTGATCGAGCTCGTCACCTACCTGACCTCCCGCCACCTCCACTCCCTGGAGCGCCGCCCGTGA
- a CDS encoding lantibiotic dehydratase, with amino-acid sequence MTAPPAFRAGATALVRAVARPAQVEAPFPDFDDRPLPDAGQEDITASRLAWVRAVWSNAALVEAVRHASPDLGAQVKTLCESPAPSGRDVRRVGLSLVRYLLRAGHRATPFGLFAGVTTAAFGDRTAAVWGEDHVVVARAGAEWLSRLVEQLEGSGELLPWLSVMVNSTAFVRDGNLIVPYQDDGRRAVEASVELSAPVRSVLAAAGTPIRFEDLAGKLGAEFPGVVPERVHGLLAGLIRRRVLITNLQAPATETDALGYVLAQLDAARAGALVPLAGTVRELRAIRAGLHQCASADDREAVAARMRRLVPGLHRHPLALDLRLDAHLRLPGEVAREVERAATILTRLSARPYGGRGLGEYHQRFYERYGIGTMVPLLDVVADSGIGYPDGYPGAPAGAHRRRISPRDDALVRLAQTAALDGHDEIVLTDEMVDALDVGPKEPRVPPHLELGVRLHAASIDEIQRGRFTVEVTSVSRGAGVSTGRFASVLDPAARETLCAELADLPTADFGTDPAQLSFPPLLPDTAHVTRTPRILPLLISLQEHRPSAPDVLTPADLAVACDGRRMYLAAPGLGRRIEAVGMHALNLTEHTPPLARLLTELSRGQCAQVTTFDWGVAATAPFLPRLRYGRIVLSPARWRVEAADLPGRDRPTAEWNLALSEWRIRRRLPQHVQLVQGDRLLPLDLDQAAPRSLLRRQLDRASFVVLTEAPGPQAYGWSQGRAHDIIVPLKATRSAEWPPLPQPAPARTLARAQTQMPGMSSVLLAALYGDLRRQDAVLTRHLPDLLGRLGSPPWWFIRFRDPDQHLRLRIALADPDSFADAARTVSAWADELRTDGLLADLRYPTSYREMGRWGSGSAWDAAEEVFRADSRAVVTQLSQPRRPQQRTLVAAHTFAITSAFLGSPQAGARWLIDHIPHRAPKPIPRPQFTEAVRLADPRDNWAALRAVPGGEAIAAGWADRSAALAAYREHLPGPDTEGIALDDVLTSLLHTHFVRHVAVNFPEEEICLHLARAAALAFNARPGRTR; translated from the coding sequence GTGACTGCACCACCGGCATTCCGGGCCGGCGCGACCGCCCTCGTGCGCGCCGTCGCTCGACCGGCCCAGGTCGAGGCTCCCTTCCCGGACTTCGACGACCGCCCCCTCCCCGACGCCGGTCAGGAAGACATCACCGCCAGCCGTCTCGCGTGGGTGCGCGCCGTCTGGAGCAACGCCGCCCTGGTCGAGGCCGTGCGGCACGCCAGCCCGGACCTGGGAGCCCAGGTCAAGACTCTGTGCGAATCCCCGGCTCCCTCCGGGCGCGACGTGCGGCGCGTCGGGCTCTCCCTGGTCCGTTACCTGCTTCGGGCAGGGCACCGGGCCACGCCGTTCGGTCTGTTCGCCGGCGTGACCACGGCCGCCTTCGGTGACAGGACGGCCGCCGTCTGGGGCGAGGACCATGTGGTTGTCGCGCGGGCCGGCGCTGAGTGGCTGTCCCGGCTGGTCGAGCAACTGGAGGGGAGCGGAGAGCTGCTGCCGTGGCTGTCCGTCATGGTGAACAGCACGGCCTTCGTACGGGACGGGAACCTGATCGTCCCGTACCAGGACGACGGGCGACGGGCGGTGGAGGCGTCGGTCGAACTGTCCGCCCCGGTGCGCAGTGTCCTTGCCGCGGCGGGGACACCGATCCGGTTCGAGGACCTGGCCGGGAAGCTGGGGGCGGAGTTTCCCGGCGTGGTGCCCGAGCGGGTCCACGGACTGCTGGCAGGGCTGATCCGGCGTCGCGTGCTGATCACAAACCTCCAGGCGCCGGCCACCGAGACCGACGCCCTCGGCTACGTCCTCGCCCAGCTCGACGCGGCCCGGGCCGGCGCCCTCGTCCCGCTCGCCGGAACGGTCAGAGAGCTCCGCGCCATCCGTGCGGGACTGCACCAGTGCGCCTCGGCGGATGACCGGGAGGCGGTGGCCGCCCGGATGCGGCGACTGGTGCCGGGCCTTCACCGCCACCCCTTGGCGCTCGACCTCCGCCTCGATGCACACCTCCGGCTCCCCGGCGAAGTGGCGCGCGAGGTCGAGCGGGCCGCCACCATCCTCACCCGGCTCAGTGCCCGCCCGTACGGGGGCCGCGGGCTGGGCGAGTATCACCAGCGGTTCTATGAGCGGTACGGCATCGGCACGATGGTGCCCCTCCTCGACGTCGTCGCCGACAGCGGCATCGGCTACCCCGACGGCTACCCCGGGGCCCCGGCCGGCGCCCACCGACGGCGGATCTCCCCCCGGGACGACGCCCTGGTCCGCCTCGCCCAGACCGCCGCGCTCGACGGGCACGACGAGATCGTGCTCACCGACGAGATGGTGGACGCGCTGGACGTGGGACCGAAGGAACCGCGGGTGCCGCCGCACCTGGAGCTCGGCGTGCGGCTGCACGCGGCGAGCATCGACGAGATACAGCGCGGCCGGTTCACCGTGGAGGTCACAAGCGTGTCCCGTGGCGCCGGGGTGAGCACGGGCCGCTTCGCCAGCGTCCTGGATCCCGCCGCGCGGGAGACGCTGTGCGCGGAGCTGGCCGACCTGCCCACCGCCGATTTCGGCACCGACCCCGCCCAGCTCTCCTTCCCTCCGCTACTGCCCGACACCGCGCACGTCACCCGAACCCCCCGCATCCTGCCGCTGCTGATCAGCCTGCAAGAGCACCGGCCGTCCGCCCCAGACGTGCTCACTCCTGCCGACCTCGCGGTGGCCTGCGACGGCCGCCGGATGTACCTGGCCGCCCCGGGTCTCGGCCGTCGCATCGAGGCCGTGGGCATGCACGCGCTCAACCTCACCGAGCACACCCCGCCGCTGGCCCGGCTGCTCACCGAGCTCTCGCGCGGCCAGTGCGCCCAGGTGACCACCTTCGACTGGGGAGTTGCCGCGACGGCGCCGTTCCTCCCGCGCCTGCGCTACGGCCGCATCGTGCTCTCCCCGGCCCGGTGGCGGGTGGAAGCGGCCGACCTGCCCGGCCGGGACCGGCCCACGGCAGAGTGGAACCTCGCGCTCTCCGAGTGGCGCATCCGCCGACGCCTGCCGCAGCATGTGCAGCTCGTCCAGGGCGACCGGCTACTCCCCCTCGACCTCGACCAGGCCGCCCCCCGCAGTCTGCTGCGCCGGCAGCTCGACCGCGCCTCCTTTGTGGTGCTCACCGAGGCGCCGGGGCCGCAGGCGTACGGCTGGAGCCAGGGCCGGGCCCACGACATCATCGTCCCCCTCAAGGCGACCCGGTCCGCCGAGTGGCCGCCGCTGCCCCAGCCGGCCCCGGCCCGCACCCTCGCGCGGGCCCAGACGCAGATGCCGGGCATGTCCTCGGTGCTGCTGGCCGCCCTGTACGGGGACCTGCGCCGCCAGGACGCCGTGCTGACCCGGCACCTCCCCGACCTCCTTGGCCGGCTCGGCTCTCCCCCGTGGTGGTTCATCCGCTTCCGCGACCCCGACCAGCACCTTCGCCTGCGCATCGCTCTGGCGGACCCCGACAGCTTCGCGGACGCCGCCCGCACGGTGAGCGCGTGGGCCGACGAACTCCGCACGGACGGGCTGCTGGCGGACCTGCGCTACCCCACCTCCTACCGGGAGATGGGCCGCTGGGGCTCCGGGAGTGCGTGGGACGCCGCCGAGGAGGTGTTCCGGGCCGACTCGCGGGCCGTCGTCACCCAGCTCTCCCAGCCCCGGCGCCCGCAGCAGCGCACACTGGTGGCCGCCCACACCTTCGCGATCACCTCGGCGTTCCTCGGCAGCCCGCAGGCCGGCGCGCGCTGGCTGATCGACCACATCCCGCACCGGGCGCCGAAGCCGATCCCAAGGCCGCAGTTCACCGAGGCCGTCCGCCTGGCCGACCCGCGCGACAACTGGGCTGCACTCCGTGCGGTCCCCGGCGGCGAGGCGATCGCCGCGGGCTGGGCCGACCGTAGCGCCGCGCTTGCCGCCTACCGCGAGCACCTGCCGGGCCCGGACACCGAAGGCATCGCCCTGGACGACGTCCTGACCTCCCTGCTGCACACCCACTTCGTACGGCACGTCGCGGTCAACTTCCCCGAGGAGGAGATCTGCCTCCACCTCGCCCGCGCCGCCGCCCTGGCCTTCAACGCCCGCCCCGGGAGGACCCGGTGA
- a CDS encoding lanthionine synthetase C family protein — translation MNHDTALGLSAGIADRLAHPDTAPATVSTDTVRQHLALGPIGIALLHIERAAAGLGPWQRAHDWLAAATRRPFTSGADSHPFYGAPALAHVLACAAEGLPGAYARDLALLDRQVLDDVQRRLDAAHRRIDTGQLPVLAEFDAIRGLTGFGGYLLRRDPAGPALRSVLDYCVRLTEPITHEGDTLPGWWTLTGPSGRPDDRFPGGHGNSGMAHGIGSVLALLALCARRGTAVSGHRQALRTILAWLDRWETTSAQDRTWPYWVIRDELRTGRLAPAGPRRPSWCYGTAGVARAQQLAALALGDPARRAVAENALLDALTDPEQLWATTDFGLCHGFAGLAHLTVRTAADAAPETANRLRAVLPDLLATLLPLGSKPEDAGAALVDGPGGAGLLDGAAGIGLGLLAASGTAPPRTRWDSFLLV, via the coding sequence GTGAACCACGACACCGCCCTCGGCCTGTCCGCGGGCATCGCCGACCGGCTCGCCCACCCCGACACCGCGCCCGCCACGGTGAGCACAGATACCGTCCGGCAGCACCTTGCTCTCGGGCCGATCGGCATCGCTCTGCTGCACATCGAGCGGGCCGCAGCCGGCCTCGGGCCCTGGCAGCGCGCCCACGACTGGCTCGCGGCCGCCACCCGCCGGCCGTTCACCAGCGGCGCCGACAGCCACCCCTTCTACGGCGCCCCCGCGCTCGCGCACGTCCTGGCCTGCGCCGCCGAAGGTCTCCCCGGCGCCTACGCACGCGACCTCGCCCTGCTGGACCGGCAGGTCCTCGACGACGTCCAACGCCGCCTGGACGCCGCGCACCGCCGGATCGACACCGGGCAGCTCCCGGTGCTCGCCGAGTTCGACGCGATCCGCGGGTTGACCGGCTTCGGCGGCTACCTCCTGCGCCGCGACCCGGCGGGCCCGGCCCTGCGATCGGTTCTCGACTACTGCGTACGCCTGACCGAACCGATCACCCATGAAGGGGACACCCTGCCGGGGTGGTGGACGCTCACCGGGCCTTCCGGGCGGCCGGACGACCGTTTCCCCGGCGGCCACGGCAACTCCGGCATGGCCCACGGCATCGGCTCCGTCCTGGCCCTGCTCGCGCTCTGCGCCCGCCGCGGCACCGCGGTCAGTGGCCACCGCCAGGCTCTGCGCACCATCCTGGCCTGGCTCGACCGCTGGGAGACGACCAGCGCGCAGGACCGGACCTGGCCGTACTGGGTCATCCGCGACGAGCTGCGCACCGGTCGGCTCGCGCCCGCCGGTCCCCGGCGTCCCTCGTGGTGTTACGGCACCGCCGGCGTGGCGCGCGCCCAGCAGCTTGCCGCCCTCGCGCTCGGCGATCCCGCCCGCCGAGCGGTCGCCGAGAACGCCCTCCTGGACGCTCTCACCGACCCCGAGCAGTTGTGGGCCACCACGGACTTTGGCCTGTGCCACGGCTTTGCCGGGCTCGCTCACCTCACCGTCCGTACCGCCGCCGACGCCGCGCCCGAGACTGCGAACCGGCTCCGTGCCGTTCTGCCCGACCTGCTGGCCACCCTGCTGCCGCTCGGCTCGAAACCCGAGGACGCGGGCGCGGCACTCGTCGATGGCCCCGGCGGCGCCGGGCTCCTTGACGGCGCCGCCGGTATCGGGCTCGGCCTCCTCGCCGCTTCCGGTACCGCCCCGCCCCGGACCCGCTGGGACTCCTTCCTGCTCGTCTGA